A single genomic interval of Malania oleifera isolate guangnan ecotype guangnan chromosome 13, ASM2987363v1, whole genome shotgun sequence harbors:
- the LOC131146060 gene encoding uncharacterized protein LOC131146060, with amino-acid sequence MRGVGREQREEMGYVLKVRLASFFAGAATASFLGLYLLHNDYKVAHESISQKMKSFHDSLDGRISSLEKLKEIEAAQHVEATD; translated from the exons ATGCGCGGAGTCGGCAGAGAGCAGAGAGAGGAGATGGGTTACGTTCTGAAAGTGAGGTTAGCTTCCTTCTTCGCAGGTGCTGCGACCGCGTCGTTTTTGGGTCTTTACCTCCTTCACAATGATTACAAGGTCGCTCACGAATCCATTTCTCAAAAG ATGAAAAGCTTTCATGATTCTTTGGATGGTCGAATCTCTTCTCTggaaaaattgaaagaaattGAAGCTGCACAACATGTTGAAGCAACAGATTAG
- the LOC131146058 gene encoding probable leucine-rich repeat receptor-like protein kinase At5g63930 gives MYNLVQLDLYNNSLTGKIPSGITHLKKLTFLSLARNNLTGEVPSDLGKNNSPGLVKLDLTANRLYGRIPLGICDGNRLSVLTIGSNLFNGNFPTEIAKCSSLRRVLLSNNLLQGSIPDNLYQGAGISYFEVRANSLTGRIPPALGFWSNLSMLDLSENRLSGPLPSELGKLKNLQILRVTSNRLTGNIPPELGHLSKLIKLDLSKNFLSGSIPSDITMLEELQSLLLEENKLTGAIPDSFSSSQSLFELKLGNNMLERDIPCSLSKPQNFNLVLNLSNNRLIGKIPGCIGKLDKLQTLDLSNNNLSGEIPPELNNMISLSFVNISFNHLSGKLPAKWLKLVASNPGYSLGNPELCLPGNEAGNCGEARKSNARGMKLSGIAMGAVFSVVTLCSVLRLFLVQGLRESRDQSLLRDFSSKIEDLPDDLSFEDIMRATKGRSQNCIIGRGKHGTVYRTESGHSRRQWAVKKVNLSESNFSLKMKTLSLVRHRNILRMAGYCIKDGFGFIVMEYMPAGTLFDVLHHHESHLILNWDSRYRIAFGIAQALSYLHHDCVPRVIHRDIKSENILMDSELEPKIGDFGLAKLGCDFDASSTRSSIVGTLGYIAPGQLKLFAFTSESSLSA, from the coding sequence ATGTACAACCTTGTGCAATTGGATTTATATAACAATAGCTTGACTGGTAAGATTCCATCTGGAATTACCCATTTGAAAAAACTTACTTTTCTGTCATTAGCACGCAATAATCTCACAGGGGAGGTGCCATCTGATCTTGGGAAGAACAACTCTCCTGGTCTTGTTAAGCTCGATTTGACTGCAAACCGCCTTTATGGAAGAATTCCTTTGGGTATATGTGATGGAAATAGACTTTCTGTTTTAACCATTGGGAGTAACCTGTTTAATGGGAATTTTCCAACTGAAATAGCGAAATGCTCATCTCTTAGGAGAGTTCTTCTCAGCAACAATCTTCTGCAAGGAAGTATACCAGACAATCTGTATCAAGGAGCAGGAATATCTTATTTTGAAGTTCGAGCAAACTCGCTCACAGGGAGGATACCTCCAGCATTAGGCTTTTGGAGCAATCTCTCCATGCTTGATTTATCAGAAAATAGGTTATCTGGCCCATTACCCTCTGAACTTGGAAAGCTGAAGAACCTTCAAATCTTAAGAGTTACTTCTAACAGACTCACAGGCAACATCCCCCCTGAGCTGGGTCATCTTAGTAAACTGATCAAACTGGACCTCAGCAAGAATTTTCTCTCAGGAAGCATTCCTTCAGATATCACAATGCTTGAAGAATTGCAAAGCCTCCTGCTTGAAGAGAACAAGCTCACTGGGGCTATTCCTGATTCTTTCTCTTCCTCCCAGAGTCTCTTTGAATTGAAGCTTGGGAACAACATGCTGGAGCGTGACATCCCTTGCAGTTTGAGCAAAcctcaaaattttaatttggttcTTAACCTGAGCAATAATAGGCTTATTGGTAAAATCCCAGGATGCATTGGTAAACTAGACAAGTTACAGACTCTTGATCTTTCAAACAACAATCTTTCCGGTGAAATACCGCCAGAGCTAAACAATATGATCTCCCTTTCCTTTGTGAACATATCGTTCAATCACCTTTCAGGCAAACTACCGGCAAAGTGGTTGAAATTGGTGGCCTCAAATCCAGGATATTCTCTGGGAAATCCAGAACTCTGCTTGCCTGGGAATGAAGCTGGTAATTGTGGGGAAGCAAGGAAATCCAATGCAAGAGGCATGAAGCTGTCTGGTATTGCAATGGGTGCAGTGTTTTCTGTAGTAACTCTTTGTTCTGTGCTTCGCCTCTTTCTGGTTCAAGGCCTCAGAGAATCCCGTGATCAATCTCTTCTTCGTGACTTTTCATCAAAAATCGAAGATTTACCTGATGATTTAAGCTTTGAAGATATAATGCGTGCTACCAAAGGCAGAAGCCAAAATTGCATTATTGGGAGGGGCAAGCATGGGACTGTTTACCGGACAGAGTCTGGGCACTCCAGAAGGCAATGGGCAGTCAAGAAGGTGAACTTGTCCGAATCAAACTTCAGCCTCAAGATGAAGACTCTTAGTTTGGTTAGGCACCGAAACATACTGAGAATGGCAGGATATTGCATCAAAGATGGATTTGGTTTTATTGTGATGGAGTACATGCCAGCAGGAACCCTTTTTGATGTTCTACACCATCACGAATCTCATTTGATTTTGAACTGGGATTCTCGCTATCGCATTGCTTTTGGTATTGCTCAAGCCCTTTCTTACCTTCACCATGATTGTGTGCCACGAGTAATTCACAGAGACATCAAATCTGAAAACATTCTGATGGATTCTGAACTGGAACCAAAGATTGGAGACTTTGGGTTGGCAAAATTGGGTTGTGATTTTGATGCAAGCTCAACAAGGTCTTCAATTGTGGGAACACTTGGTTATATTGCACCAGGTCAGTTAAAATTGTTTGCATTCACTTCTGAATCTAGTTTATCTGCATAA
- the LOC131146061 gene encoding leucine-rich repeat receptor-like protein kinase PEPR2 — MEANDFLNTVPMFLALPYFVLLSLIILCVSASPASLPPSATYLLQFRDSLPKDSQLLLPWNLSYPNSSSPCRWSGVSCYDSGDGFRVKALNLSGYELSGILNDSISHICLHENLLSLDLSGNHFTGGIPELLGKCGQLNTIRLNNNGFKGSIPPVLFRPKLLSELDLGYNSLSGKVPPEVCLCTELEYLGLHNNFLSGEVPRDLFVLPKLKFLYLNTNNFTGSLPSFPPSCAISNLWIHENAFSGSLPLKLRNCRNLTTFYASNNHFGGTIPAVAFKDLLLLEALYLNDNKLEGEIPESFWGLEKLEELDLSGNRLNGSVPEQIAQCRRLTVIALSYNSLVGHIPSSIGSLKDLKRLLLFNNKLQGSVPPEIGNCSSLIELELQNNYIGGKIPPELCKLVNLEDFILYNNSIKGDIPQQIGNMHNLVQLALYDNHLTGGIPSGITHLKKLTFLSLANNNLTGEVPFDLGKNNSPGLVKLDLTANRLYGTIPLGICNGNSLTVLVLGNNLFNGTFPAEIAKCSSLWRVVLSNNLLQGTIPDNLYQNDGISYFNVRGNLLTGRIPPVLGFWSNLSMLDLSENRLYGSIPSELGKLENLEILRISSNRLKGTIPPELGNLRKLIKLDLSKNSLSGSIPSHITASVELQSILLQVNKLTGVIPDSLSSCRNLFVLELGSNMLEGPIPCSLSKLQHFNSVLNLSHNRLSGKIPVCIGKLDKLVTLDISSNNLSGEIPSELNNMISLSFVNISFNHLSGKLPERWLKLMALPGSSSVGNPELCLLGKEAGYCRKERKSNASGWKLAAITIGVVFSIVLLCAATYFLLVQGLGGPPDQSLLYNFPSRTEDLPDDLNFEDIVRATKSCSQNYVIGRGKHGTVYRAESGHSRRQWAVKKVNLSESNFSIEMNTLGLVRHRNIVKIAGYCINDGFGFIVTEYMPTGTLFDVLHHRESRLVLNWDSRYRIALGIAQGLSYLHHDCVPQIIHRDIKSNNILMDSELEPKIGDFGAAKLDSDVDASSTKSSIVGTLGYIAPETGYSTRLTEKCDVYSYGVILLEILCRKLAVDPSFEEGLDIVSWTRMNLQRNDASAYFLDEEINFWNIEEQRNALKLLDLALQCTEMVPDVRPSMREVVGILIKLNQK, encoded by the exons ATGGAAGCCAATGACTTCCTCAACACCGTACCCATGTTCCTTGCATTACCTTATTTTGTTCTTCTCTCTTTAATCATCCTCTGTGTTTCAGCTTCACCAGCCTCACTGCCTCCATCTGCCACTTACCTTCTTCAGTTCAGAGACAGTCTCCCAAAAGACTCTCAGCTTCTCCTGCCATGGAACCTGTCCTACCCAAATTCCTCTTCCCCTTGCCGGTGGTCTGGTGTTTCGTGCTATGACTCCGGTGACGGCTTTCGGGTTAAGGCCTTAAACCTCTCAGGTTATGAACTCTCAGGCATATTAAATGACTCCATTTCCCATATCTGTCTCCATGAAAATCTGCTCTCCCTTGATCTCAGTGGTAACCATTTCACTGGTGGTATCCCGGAATTGCTTGGGAAGTGTGGCCAGCTCAATACCATCCGTCTCAACAACAATGGCTTTAAAGGATCAATCCCTCCTGTGCTTTTCCGACCAAAGCTTCTTTCAGAACTTGACTTGGGTTATAATTCTCTCTCTGGCAAAGTTCCTCCTGAGGTATGCCTCTGCACCGAACTGGAGTATCTTGGGCTGCATAACAATTTCTTGAGTGGAGAGGTGCCAAGAGACCTATTTGTTCTGCCGAAACTAAAATTTCTTTATTTGAACACTAATAACTTCACTGGGTCTCTACCAAGTTTTCCACCTTCATGTGCAATTTCTAATCTCTGGATTCATGAGAACGCATTTTCTGGGTCTTTGCCACTTAAGCTGCGTAATTGCCGAAATCTTACAACCTTTTATGCATCTAATAACCATTTTGGGGGAACTATTCCAGCAGTGGCCTTCAAAGATCTTTTGCTGCTAGAAGCTCTCTATCTTAATGATAACAAACTTGAAGGGGAGATTCCAGAGTCATTTTGGGGtctggagaaattagaagagctTGATCTATCGGGAAACAGGCTCAATGGAAGTGTGCCCGAACAGATTGCTCAATGTCGCCGGCTAACGGTCATTGCCCTCTCGTACAATAGCCTAGTTGGTCATATTCCAAGTTCAATTGGAAGTCTCAAAGATCTAAAGAGACTGCTTCTCTTTAATAACAAGCTTCAGGGCTCGGTGCCTCCTGAGATTGGAAACTGCAGTTCTCTCATTGAACTTGAGCTTCAGAATAACTACATTGGTGGAAAAATACCACCTGAACTCTGCAAACTCGTCAATCTTGAGGATTTTATTCTTTATAATAATAGCATCAAGGGCGATATTCCTCAACAGATAGGGAacatgcacaaccttgtgcagCTGGCTCTGTATGACAACCACTTGACTGGTGGGATTCCATCTGGAATTACCCATTTGAAAAAACTCACCTTTCTGTCTTTAGCTAACAATAATCTCACGGGGGAGGTGCCATTTGATCTTGGGAAAAACAACTCTCCTGGTCTAGTTAAGCTCGATTTAACTGCGAATCGCCTTTATGGAACTATTCCTCTGGGTATATGCAATGGAAATAGCCTTACGGTTTTGGTGCTTGGCAATAACTTATTTAATGGGACTTTTCCAGCTGAAATAGCTAAGTGCTCATCTCTTTGGAGAGTAGTTCTTAGCAACAATCTTCTACAGGGAACTATACCAGACAATTTGTATCAGAATGATGGCATATCTTATTTTAACGTTCGAGGAAACTTGCTCACAGGAAGGATACCTCCAGTGTTAGGTTTTTGGAGCAATCTCTCCATGCTTGATCTATCAGAGAATAGGTTATATGGCTCGATACCCTCTGAGCTAGGAAAGCTGGAGAATCTAGAAATCTTAAGAATTTCTTCCAACAGGCTTAAAGGGACCATCCCCCCTGAACTGGGTAATCTTAGAAAACTGATCAAACTGGACCTCAGTAAGAATTCTCTATCAGGAAGCATTCCTTCACATATCACTGCGTCTGTAGAATTGCAAAGTATCCTGCTTCAAGTGAACAAGCTCACTGGAGTTATTCCTGATTCTTTGTCTTCCTGCCGAAACCTCTTTGTATTGGAGCTTGGAAGCAACATGCTTGAGGGTCCTATTCCTTGCAGTCTGAGCAAACTGCAGCATTTTAATTCAGTTCTCAACCTGAGCCATAATAGGCTTTCTGGCAAAATCCCAGTATGCATTGGTAAACTAGATAAGTTAGTGACTCTCGATATTTCAAGCAACAATCTTTCTGGTGAAATACCATCAGAGCTGAACAATATGATCTCCCTTTCCTTTGTGAATATATCATTTAATCACCTGTCAGGCAAACTACCAGAAAGGTGGTTAAAATTGATGGCTTTGCCAGGATCTTCTTCTGTGGGAAACCCAGAACTCTGCCTGCTTGGCAAGGAAGCTGGTTATTGCAGGAAAGAAAGAAAATCCAATGCAAGCGGCTGGAAGCTGGCTGCTATAACGATTGGCGTGGTGTTTTCTATAGTATTACTTTGTGCTGCAACTTACTTCTTATTGGTTCAAGGCCTTGGAGGACCTCCTGATCAATCTCTTCTTTATAACTTTCCATCAAGAACTGAAGATTTACCTGACGATTTAAACTTTGAAGACATTGTGCGTGCTACCAAAAGCTGCAGCCAAAATTATGTGATTGGGAGAGGCAAGCATGGGACAGTTTACCGAGCAGAATCTGGGCACTCCAGAAGGCAATGGGCAGTCAAGAAGGTCAACTTGTCTGAATCAAACTTCAGCATTGAGATGAATACTCTTGGTTTAGTTCGGCACCGAAACATAGTTAAAATTGCAGGATATTGCATCAATGATGGGTTTGGCTTTATTGTGACAGAGTACATGCCAACAGGAACCCTCTTCGATGTTTTACACCATCGCGAATCCCGATTAGTTTTGAACTGGGATTCTCGCTATCGCATTGCTCTTGGTATTGCCCAAGGCCTCTCTTATCTTCACCATGATTGCGTGCCACAAATTATTCACAGAGACATAAAATCTAATAACATTTTGATGGATTCTGAACTGGAACCGAAGATTGGAGACTTTGGAGCTGCAAAATTGGACAGTGATGTTGATGCAAGCTCAACAAAGTCTTCAATTGTTGGAACGCTAGGATATATCGCACCAG AAACTGGATACTCTACTCGCTTGACTGAGAAATGCGATGTGTACAGCTACGGAGTTATTTTGCTAGAGATTCTCTGCAGAAAATTGGCAGTAGACCCAAGCTTTGAAGAAGGATTGGATATTGTCTCTTGGACAAGGATGAACTTGCAGAGAAATGATGCGAGTGCTTACTTTCTTGATGAGGAGATAAATTTTTGGAATATAGAAGAGCAGAGAAACGCACTGAAGCTTCTAGATTTGGCACTGCAATGCACAGAAATGGTGCCTGATGTCAGGCCCTCCATGAGAGAGGTGGTAGGAATTCTTATCAAATtgaatcaaaaataa